In Mongoliitalea daihaiensis, one DNA window encodes the following:
- a CDS encoding type II toxin-antitoxin system HipA family toxin, which produces MILKDFYFSTGMIRSGQTLQEAGFEHWLIKFDGVNDTQFGETFGYGRVEMAYYAMAIDAGIEMAESRLIEEEGRAHFMTKRFDRVNGTEKLHMQTFCALQHFDFNNVSSYSYEQLFQTMRQLRLTYAEAEQLFRRMVFNVLARNCDDHTKNFAFLMNQKGKWSLSPAYDICHAYRPDSVWVSQHCLSINGKRKDFVLEDFLAIAKQNSIRNPQGIIQEVQEVVSNWTSYAGKYKVNSKLTEAIAATLVKLM; this is translated from the coding sequence TTGATATTAAAGGATTTTTATTTTTCCACAGGAATGATCCGATCGGGGCAGACCTTGCAGGAGGCTGGATTTGAGCATTGGTTGATCAAGTTTGATGGGGTCAATGATACGCAGTTTGGAGAGACCTTTGGTTATGGACGGGTGGAGATGGCTTATTATGCCATGGCGATAGACGCTGGAATTGAAATGGCTGAAAGCAGGCTGATTGAAGAAGAGGGTAGGGCTCATTTTATGACTAAGCGTTTTGATAGAGTAAACGGAACCGAAAAGCTACACATGCAGACTTTTTGTGCTTTGCAGCATTTTGATTTTAATAATGTCAGTAGCTACAGTTACGAACAGCTGTTTCAGACCATGCGCCAACTTCGGCTTACCTATGCAGAAGCAGAGCAGTTGTTCCGCAGGATGGTGTTCAATGTGCTGGCCCGAAATTGTGACGATCATACCAAAAACTTTGCTTTCCTAATGAATCAGAAGGGAAAATGGAGTCTTTCTCCAGCCTATGATATTTGCCATGCTTACAGGCCGGATAGTGTTTGGGTCAGTCAGCATTGTCTGAGCATCAATGGCAAAAGGAAAGATTTTGTGCTAGAGGATTTTTTGGCGATAGCCAAGCAAAATTCTATCCGTAACCCACAAGGCATTATCCAGGAAGTACAGGAAGTCGTTTCCAATTGGACGAGCTATGCAGGAAAATATAAAGTGAACTCAAAGCTTACAGAAGCGATTGCCGCCACTTTGGTAAAGTTGATGTAG